In Arthrobacter sp. PAMC25284, a single genomic region encodes these proteins:
- a CDS encoding VIT family protein: MEFSPVPTLHGNEPHKNDLAQRLNWLRAGVLGANDGIVSVAAIVVGVAGVTTDSGPILVAGTAGLVGGAISMALGEYVSVSSQKDSQHALIEKERWELQEQPEEELAELAAIYRSKGLSTATAWTVAKELTAHDALAAHLSAELHIDETDIVSPWHAAYASAAAFLLGAILPMLAILLPPEDIRVPLTFAAVLLALAITGALGAWIGGGSRLKAALRVVLGGALALAATFLIGNLLGASGLV, translated from the coding sequence ATGGAATTCTCACCTGTCCCCACCCTGCACGGAAACGAGCCCCACAAGAACGACCTCGCCCAGCGCCTGAATTGGCTCCGGGCAGGCGTGCTCGGAGCCAACGACGGGATAGTCTCCGTCGCCGCCATTGTGGTCGGCGTCGCCGGTGTCACCACGGATTCGGGTCCGATCCTGGTGGCCGGCACCGCAGGGCTGGTTGGCGGTGCCATCTCGATGGCGCTGGGCGAATACGTGTCCGTCAGCAGCCAGAAGGACAGCCAGCACGCGCTGATCGAGAAAGAGCGCTGGGAGTTGCAGGAGCAGCCGGAAGAGGAACTGGCGGAGCTGGCCGCCATCTACCGGTCCAAGGGACTAAGTACGGCGACGGCCTGGACGGTGGCCAAGGAACTCACGGCCCATGATGCGCTGGCCGCCCATCTCTCGGCAGAGCTCCACATCGACGAGACGGACATCGTCAGTCCGTGGCACGCGGCGTATGCGTCGGCTGCGGCGTTTCTGCTCGGCGCCATCCTGCCAATGCTTGCCATCCTGCTCCCGCCGGAAGACATCAGGGTTCCTCTGACCTTTGCCGCGGTCCTTCTGGCCCTCGCAATCACGGGCGCCCTGGGTGCCTGGATCGGCGGCGGTTCGCGGCTGAAGGCTGCCCTACGGGTGGTGCTGGGCGGCGCGCTGGCCCTGGCGGCCACGTTCCTCATCGGCAACCTGCTGGGCGCGAGCGGCCTCGTCTAG
- a CDS encoding aminoglycoside phosphotransferase family protein, producing MSQTADVPIPPDLSRRYGHSTGGRAWLASLPGLIAQRLECWELDVDLEPGALPWNGHGGIVIPVRRRPDGVAAALKIAFPHDEATRERHALTLWDGRGAVRLLAADAESCALLLERLDASRSLLDIPVEAAVPVWGDLVRQLSLAPDARSEWRDIDHVAARAEQWSDELPQMWEQLERPFPRWLLEAALEVCQTRGAVGRRSGVDVLVHTDLHYLNILARPAVPGTQGQAPQRHGPASPENYAAIDPQPMIGEAEFAVTPVLRNRIRELPWRDSGRALLARCRDFSEAAGLDAETARQWSLAREVEDALQYALQRRDGDVLRSLWVASTLAGRTLPGLPGPQELPAPGEAAAPSSGRHFS from the coding sequence GTGAGCCAGACTGCAGACGTTCCCATCCCTCCCGATCTCTCCCGGCGCTACGGGCACAGCACCGGCGGCCGCGCCTGGCTGGCGTCACTGCCCGGGCTGATCGCACAGCGGCTCGAATGCTGGGAGCTCGACGTCGATCTGGAGCCCGGCGCCCTTCCCTGGAACGGCCACGGCGGGATCGTCATCCCCGTCCGGCGGCGGCCCGACGGCGTTGCTGCGGCCCTGAAAATCGCCTTTCCACACGATGAGGCCACCCGGGAACGCCACGCGCTGACTCTCTGGGACGGGCGCGGCGCCGTCCGACTACTGGCCGCCGACGCCGAATCCTGCGCCCTGCTCCTGGAACGGCTCGATGCCAGCCGCTCCCTCCTGGATATCCCGGTTGAGGCGGCTGTGCCGGTCTGGGGAGACCTGGTGCGGCAGCTCAGCCTGGCCCCGGACGCGCGGTCCGAGTGGCGGGACATCGACCACGTCGCCGCCAGGGCCGAGCAATGGAGCGATGAGTTGCCGCAGATGTGGGAGCAGCTGGAACGTCCCTTCCCGCGCTGGCTCCTGGAAGCCGCCCTTGAGGTCTGCCAGACCCGTGGTGCGGTGGGCCGGCGCTCCGGCGTGGACGTCCTGGTGCATACTGACCTGCACTACTTGAACATCCTGGCCCGGCCCGCCGTGCCGGGGACACAGGGACAGGCGCCGCAGCGGCACGGTCCGGCCTCCCCGGAGAACTACGCGGCGATCGATCCGCAGCCCATGATCGGCGAGGCCGAATTCGCCGTCACCCCGGTGCTGCGGAACAGGATCCGGGAACTGCCCTGGCGGGATTCCGGACGGGCGTTGCTCGCGCGGTGCCGGGATTTCAGCGAAGCCGCGGGTCTGGACGCCGAGACGGCCCGGCAGTGGAGCCTGGCCCGCGAGGTGGAGGATGCGCTGCAGTATGCCCTGCAGCGGCGGGACGGGGACGTGCTCCGGTCCCTGTGGGTGGCGAGCACACTCGCCGGCCGGACACTTCCCGGGCTGCCCGGACCGCAGGAACTGCCGGCGCCCGGCGAAGCGGCCGCACCGTCCTCCGGTAGGCACTTCAGCTAA
- a CDS encoding TSUP family transporter, translating into MLSGLESIELSTLILIVLAGFAAGWVDAVVGGGGLIQLPAMLLVPGISPVQALATNKLGSIFGTTTSAVTYYSRVRPDLRTAIPMAVIALAGSFGGAVLAANLPASVFKPIIIAALIAVALFTALRPTLGELTKLLHAGHRHYVVACLIGGVIGFYDGLIGPGTGSFLIIALVSAMGYAFLEASAKAKIVNMATNAGALLFFVPHGAVLWGLGLILGAANMAGGYLGARTAVRQGSRFIRVVLLIVVAALIIKLGSDVWQDSFAA; encoded by the coding sequence GTGCTCTCAGGACTCGAGTCGATCGAGCTCAGTACCCTCATCCTGATAGTCCTCGCCGGCTTCGCCGCCGGCTGGGTGGATGCCGTCGTTGGCGGCGGGGGGCTTATCCAGCTCCCCGCCATGCTGCTCGTGCCCGGCATCAGCCCGGTGCAGGCCCTGGCCACCAACAAGTTGGGGTCAATTTTCGGCACCACCACGAGTGCCGTCACCTACTACAGCCGCGTCCGGCCCGATTTGCGTACCGCCATACCTATGGCGGTGATTGCGCTTGCCGGCAGCTTCGGCGGGGCCGTGCTGGCCGCGAACCTGCCCGCGAGCGTGTTCAAACCGATCATCATCGCCGCGCTGATCGCCGTCGCGCTCTTTACGGCCCTCCGGCCCACTCTCGGTGAGCTGACCAAACTGCTGCACGCAGGCCACCGCCACTACGTCGTGGCCTGCCTCATCGGCGGCGTGATCGGTTTCTACGACGGACTGATCGGCCCGGGAACCGGCTCATTCCTGATCATCGCCCTCGTCTCCGCGATGGGCTACGCCTTCCTCGAGGCCAGCGCCAAGGCCAAGATCGTGAACATGGCCACCAATGCCGGGGCGCTGCTGTTCTTCGTCCCGCACGGCGCCGTGCTCTGGGGGCTCGGGCTGATCCTAGGCGCGGCGAACATGGCCGGCGGGTATCTGGGAGCCAGGACCGCGGTCAGGCAGGGCAGCCGGTTCATCCGGGTTGTGCTCCTGATTGTGGTGGCAGCGCTGATCATTAAACTTGGGTCGGACGTCTGGCAGGACAGCTTCGCCGCGTAG
- a CDS encoding GNAT family N-acetyltransferase, with amino-acid sequence MLSRVAPWLASRRDGAAPGVVVRVLGGADTADLLVLAQQDAVANVFILSHLATAGTASPTGGGATIFGVFDGGTLIGACWAGANLVPVQLDPELAGEVAVAAQQSGRRFASIFGPAETVLAMYAALEKLGQRAHDVRDHQPLMTIAGPPAVPPEPALGFGRLADFDRILPACAAMFEEEVGYSPFLGGREYYSRRVKGLIRQGHSLVHLGPDDEVVFKAELGAVTPEVTQVQGVWMNPALRGQGLSAGYMAAVVVLAQTVAPVTSLYVNGFNTKARATYERVGFRQVGTFATVLF; translated from the coding sequence GCGTCTCGTAGGGACGGTGCCGCTCCGGGCGTCGTCGTCCGTGTACTGGGCGGCGCCGACACCGCGGATTTGCTGGTCCTGGCACAGCAGGACGCTGTCGCCAACGTTTTTATCCTGTCCCACCTGGCGACCGCCGGAACGGCATCCCCGACCGGCGGCGGCGCCACGATCTTCGGTGTGTTCGACGGCGGCACCCTCATCGGCGCCTGTTGGGCCGGCGCCAACCTGGTGCCGGTCCAGCTCGACCCCGAGTTGGCGGGCGAGGTGGCTGTGGCGGCCCAACAATCCGGACGCCGCTTTGCCTCCATCTTTGGCCCGGCCGAAACAGTGCTCGCCATGTACGCGGCGCTGGAGAAGCTCGGGCAGCGGGCGCACGATGTCCGCGACCATCAGCCGCTCATGACGATCGCCGGGCCGCCGGCTGTCCCGCCGGAGCCGGCCCTGGGGTTCGGCCGGCTCGCGGACTTCGACCGGATCCTGCCGGCATGCGCGGCGATGTTCGAGGAGGAGGTCGGCTATTCGCCCTTCCTGGGCGGCCGGGAGTATTACAGTCGCCGGGTCAAGGGGCTGATCCGGCAGGGCCACTCGCTCGTGCACCTCGGCCCGGACGATGAGGTGGTCTTCAAGGCAGAACTCGGTGCCGTCACTCCCGAGGTGACCCAGGTCCAGGGCGTCTGGATGAACCCGGCATTACGCGGTCAGGGGCTCAGCGCCGGCTATATGGCCGCGGTTGTTGTCCTGGCCCAGACCGTTGCCCCGGTCACGAGTTTGTATGTGAACGGGTTCAATACCAAAGCCCGTGCCACCTACGAGCGCGTGGGTTTCCGTCAGGTGGGCACCTTCGCGACGGTGCTCTTCTAG